One segment of Cryptococcus neoformans var. grubii H99 chromosome 2, complete sequence DNA contains the following:
- a CDS encoding protein-L-isoaspartate O-methyltransferase — translation MAWLSSGRTNVELIENMKSSGLIHSPRVAAAMMKVDRKHYVPLRAFAYEDSPQKIGFGATISAPHMHAHACENLLELLPEAQNGREGPPRILDVGSGSGYLTAVFHYLSPKSLVVGIDHIQGLVSQSIRNLANDGVRVLDKHNVENGGVLMLCGDGRKGSKEYAPFTVIHVGAAAPEFPEELVDQLAKPGRMFIPVGKGSQDVWQIDKSANGDVTKKKLFGVMYVPLTDADKQWQE, via the exons ATGGCATGGTTATCAAGTGGACGCACAAATGTAGAG CTTATTGAGAATATGAAAAGCTCAGGCTTGATTCACTCTCCTCGGGTGGCAGCT GCTATGATGAAGGTGGATAGAAAACACTATGTACCCCTACGTGCATTTGCCTATGAGGATTCCCCTCA GAAAATCGGTTTTGGAGCAACTATATCCGCTCCTCACATGCATGCTCATGCATGTGAAAACCTCCTTGAGCTCCTGCCTGAGGCCCAGAATGGTAGGGAAGGGCCACCCCGAATCTTGGATGTGGGAAGCGGATCTGGTTACT TGACCGCTGTCTTTCATTATCTATCGCCCAAGTCTCTAGTTGTTGGTATAGATCATATTCAAGGTCTGGTGTCTCAATCTATACGCAACCTTGCCAATGATGGGGTCAGAGTCCTCGACAAGCATAATGTTGAAAACGGGGGGGTTCTAATGCTTTGCGGTGATGGGCGAAAAGGATCAAAAGAATATGCCCCCTTCACAGTCATCCACGTTGGAGCAGCTGCTCCAGAGTTCCCTGAGGAGTTGGTAGACCAA CTAGCCAAGCCTGGGAGGATGTTTATTCCTGTTGGAAAAGGGTCGCAAG ATGTGTGGCAAATCGATAAGTCAGCTAACGGTGATGtgaccaagaagaagctgtttGGAGTCATG TATGTTCCCCTTACGGATGCTGACAAGCAATGGCAAGAATGA
- a CDS encoding CCR4-NOT transcription complex subunit 4, variant 1 → MPLPSIHPLPPNPTTGHQPLASLGGTRSTLHPPPASASSAGVSRETLKSLQDVYWSDDEDDPDCLLCAEPLDLSDLNFKPCQCGLQICQFCYNKLLSTDSRCPGCRRPYDTKAVVFQPVDWEEVKKAKEKKAKKAKTIKQLTAIGRRHLLGVRIVMKNMVYVVGMKLPAIGDEALSVLRSNDYFGQYGKISKLYLADLKSSTSVPSLGSDNSESTGIYIVYIRREDAARCISSLDGIPAPQGPPGAVLKASYGTARYCETFLKGGKCDYSNCHGLHEWGGESDTFTKEDMEIALTRPSEYDARQKQQSQAQPQQTLPSLSSKIAWPKPSGEDGHSASSATGLPSAASWGKGIGAKIPGRGSAGAIARPTKANGIFPLSKNNAAFPLPTPSPTVPIVIKEKKEKKSATMARARSTDSTQSATPSSNQTSPKRKANALPNLATTKSTAPSASVPPLSRNMPPTVSAPIPVLIPSSPAPAPEPEPVSEGTDGSADEHLSAESDAGPSSESPAPQTPAHIIENIPPPPVSSEPIIIHSPYPEPVIFPFPADDKDFAFVLGLDDGELQRMQAQAEGYEPSPFSKTLEGLAELGVHAPEIPDLFVAPTSPPVDHYSGLFRPFEADEPSPAMSNNAPGPSRMSEDDHNAQRTESRFGFARASVNVPAQSPFSSARRSVADLNLRDGWYRNSDASLSSHAQHDANNGAFGAQMNSSFPSSYDSTTGVTDNGWNGESVYSASPSLQRQNVATVGLHGYDVRPNGRLEQTLLQGQYMQKGIRDREEYDNTMLQYGNPPQLFSSQHHQQQQQQRAIFSPDSASHALHEDGPFQSPMAFSQLQQAQQTPLQHHPDARQLMQMHQRRGQSPAPLTAHGYRRF, encoded by the exons ATGCCCCTACCCTCCatacatcctcttcctccaaaccCCACAACGGGCCACCAGCCACTCGCAAGCCTGGGTGGAACAAGGTCAACTTTACACCCGCCACCCGCGAGTGCATCCAGCGCGGGTGTCAGCAGAGAAACACTTAAAAGCCTTCAAGATGTCTACTGGAGTGATGACGAG GATGACCCCGATTGTTTGCTTTGTGCAGAACCCCTCGATTTGTCAGATCTTAACTTCAAGCCTTGTCAGTGCGGTTTACAGATCTGTCAGTTTTGTTACAACAAGCTGCTGTCCACCGATTCTCGATGTCCAGGCTGTCGCCGGCCATATGATACAAAAGCTGTTGTTTTTCAACCTGTTGACTGGGAAGA GgtgaaaaaggcaaaggagaaaaaggcaaaaaaggcaaaaacAATCAAGCAATTGACTGCTATCGGTCGCCGACATCTCCTCGGGGTTAGAATTGTCATGAAAAACATGGTATATGTTGTAGGCATGAAACTTCCTGCCATAGGCGATGAG GCTTTATCCGTCCTTCGCTCCAACGATTACTTCGGTCAATACGGCAAAATCTCTAAGCTATATCTTGCCGACTTGAAATCATCAACTTCCGTTCCGTCTCTCGGGTCTGATAATTCTGAATCAACTGGCATATATATCGTGTATATCCGACGAGAAGATGCCGCTCGGTGTATCAGTTCCCTAGATGGGATTCCTGCTCCGCAAGGCCCTCCTGGTGCCGTTTTAAAGGCGTCATACGGGACTGCGAGGTATTGCGAGACCTTCTTGAAGGGAGGAAAATGTGATTACTCGAATTGTCATGGTCTGCACGAATGGGGAGGCGAAAGCGACACTTTTACGAAAGAAGATATGGAAATTGC CTTGACGCGGCCGTCAGAATACGATGCGAGGCAAAAGCAGCAAAGTCAGGCTCAACCACAACAGACACTCCCCTCTCTGTCATCCAAAATCGCTTGGCCCAAACCTTCAGGCGAGGACGGTCACTcag CTTCATCTGCGACCGGCCTTCCAAGCGCCGCCAGCTGGGGAAAAGGCATCGGTGCAAAGATACCTGGTCGTGGTTCCGCTGGCGCCATTGCTCGACCAACCAAAGCTAACGGCATTTTCCCTCTCAGTAAAAACAATGCCGcgtttcctcttcctaCGCCTTCACCTACAGTCCCAATCGTTATtaaagagaagaaggagaagaaatcCGCTACGATGGCCAGAGCGCGGAGTACCGATTCAACCCAGAGCGCCACCCCGAGTAGCAATCAGACATCGCCCAAGAGGAAGGCAAATGCCTTGCCAAATTTAGCGACTACAAAGTCAACTGCCCCATCTGCCTCTGTGCCTCCTTTATCTCGAAATATGCCGCCCACAGTATCTGCCCCAATCCCCGTCCTCATCCCCTCATCTCCCGCTCCTGCTCCCGAACCGGAGCCTGTCTCCGAAGGCACGGATGGGTCTGCCGACGAACACTTGTCAGCTGAATCTGATGCTGGCCCTTCGTCCGAGTCGCCGGCCCCGCAGACGCCCGCTCATATCATTGAAAACatccctccacctcctgTATCCTCTGagcccatcatcattcactCTCCTTATCCTGAACCTGTCATATTCCCCTTCCCTGCAGATGACAAAGATTTCGCATTCGTACTTGGTTTGGACGATGGGGAGCTACAGAGGATGCAAGCACAAGCGGAAGGATACGAGCCTAGCCCGTTCAGCAAGACGCTCGAAGGATTGGCTGAGCTAGGTGTCCATGCGCCCGAGATCCCTGATTTATTCGTTGCACCAACGTCTCCGCCTGTTGATCATTACTCTGGACTGTTTAGACCTTTCGAGGCTGACGAACCTTCGCCTGCGATGTCGAATAACGCCCCTGGGCCTTCACGCATGTCTGAAGATGACCACAATGCGCAGCGCACTGAATCTCGATTTGGTTTTGCTCGAGCATCAGTCAACGTACCTGCCCAAAGTCCTTTCAGCAGCGCACGACGTAGCGTGGCGGATCTAAACTTACGAGACGGGTGGTATCGCAACAGCGATGCGTCTTTGTCATCTCATGCTCAACATGATGCTAACAACGGAGCGTTCGGCGCTCAGATGAACAGCAGTTTTCCTAGCAGTTATGATTCGACCACTGGAGTAACTGATAATGGATGGAACGGCGAATCAGTTTACAGTGCCTCGCCCTCTCTGCAGAGGCAGAATGTGGCGACAGTCGGATTGCATGGATATGACGTGAGACCGAATGGAAGGCTGGAGCAGACGCTGTTGCAAGGTCAATATATGCAAAAGGGAATAAGGGATCGAGAAGAATACGATAATA CAATGCTTCAATATGGCAATCCTCCACAATTGTTTTCATCTCAACACcatcagcaacagcagcagcagcgtgccatcttctctcctgaTTCAGCCTCTCATGCTTTACACGAAGATGGCCCTTTTCAATCTCCGATGGCTTTCAGCCAATTGCAGCAGGCTCAACAAACACCGTTACAGCATCATCCGGATGCGAGACAGCTGATGCAAATGCACCAAAGGAGAGGTCAGTCACCTGCGCCCTTGACTGCTCATG GCTACCGTCGATTCTAA
- a CDS encoding CCR4-NOT transcription complex subunit 4, with protein sequence MPLPSIHPLPPNPTTGHQPLASLGGTRSTLHPPPASASSAGVSRETLKSLQDVYWSDDEDDPDCLLCAEPLDLSDLNFKPCQCGLQICQFCYNKLLSTDSRCPGCRRPYDTKAVVFQPVDWEEVKKAKEKKAKKAKTIKQLTAIGRRHLLGVRIVMKNMVYVVGMKLPAIGDEALSVLRSNDYFGQYGKISKLYLADLKSSTSVPSLGSDNSESTGIYIVYIRREDAARCISSLDGIPAPQGPPGAVLKASYGTARYCETFLKGGKCDYSNCHGLHEWGGESDTFTKEDMEIALTRPSEYDARQKQQSQAQPQQTLPSLSSKIAWPKPSGEDGHSASSATGLPSAASWGKGIGAKIPGRGSAGAIARPTKANGIFPLSKNNAAFPLPTPSPTVPIVIKEKKEKKSATMARARSTDSTQSATPSSNQTSPKRKANALPNLATTKSTAPSASVPPLSRNMPPTVSAPIPVLIPSSPAPAPEPEPVSEGTDGSADEHLSAESDAGPSSESPAPQTPAHIIENIPPPPVSSEPIIIHSPYPEPVIFPFPADDKDFAFVLGLDDGELQRMQAQAEGYEPSPFSKTLEGLAELGVHAPEIPDLFVAPTSPPVDHYSGLFRPFEADEPSPAMSNNAPGPSRMSEDDHNAQRTESRFGFARASVNVPAQSPFSSARRSVADLNLRDGWYRNSDASLSSHAQHDANNGAFGAQMNSSFPSSYDSTTGVTDNGWNGESVYSASPSLQRQNVATVGLHGYDVRPNGRLEQTLLQGQYMQKGIRDREEYDNTLLAMLQYGNPPQLFSSQHHQQQQQQRAIFSPDSASHALHEDGPFQSPMAFSQLQQAQQTPLQHHPDARQLMQMHQRRGQSPAPLTAHGYRRF encoded by the exons ATGCCCCTACCCTCCatacatcctcttcctccaaaccCCACAACGGGCCACCAGCCACTCGCAAGCCTGGGTGGAACAAGGTCAACTTTACACCCGCCACCCGCGAGTGCATCCAGCGCGGGTGTCAGCAGAGAAACACTTAAAAGCCTTCAAGATGTCTACTGGAGTGATGACGAG GATGACCCCGATTGTTTGCTTTGTGCAGAACCCCTCGATTTGTCAGATCTTAACTTCAAGCCTTGTCAGTGCGGTTTACAGATCTGTCAGTTTTGTTACAACAAGCTGCTGTCCACCGATTCTCGATGTCCAGGCTGTCGCCGGCCATATGATACAAAAGCTGTTGTTTTTCAACCTGTTGACTGGGAAGA GgtgaaaaaggcaaaggagaaaaaggcaaaaaaggcaaaaacAATCAAGCAATTGACTGCTATCGGTCGCCGACATCTCCTCGGGGTTAGAATTGTCATGAAAAACATGGTATATGTTGTAGGCATGAAACTTCCTGCCATAGGCGATGAG GCTTTATCCGTCCTTCGCTCCAACGATTACTTCGGTCAATACGGCAAAATCTCTAAGCTATATCTTGCCGACTTGAAATCATCAACTTCCGTTCCGTCTCTCGGGTCTGATAATTCTGAATCAACTGGCATATATATCGTGTATATCCGACGAGAAGATGCCGCTCGGTGTATCAGTTCCCTAGATGGGATTCCTGCTCCGCAAGGCCCTCCTGGTGCCGTTTTAAAGGCGTCATACGGGACTGCGAGGTATTGCGAGACCTTCTTGAAGGGAGGAAAATGTGATTACTCGAATTGTCATGGTCTGCACGAATGGGGAGGCGAAAGCGACACTTTTACGAAAGAAGATATGGAAATTGC CTTGACGCGGCCGTCAGAATACGATGCGAGGCAAAAGCAGCAAAGTCAGGCTCAACCACAACAGACACTCCCCTCTCTGTCATCCAAAATCGCTTGGCCCAAACCTTCAGGCGAGGACGGTCACTcag CTTCATCTGCGACCGGCCTTCCAAGCGCCGCCAGCTGGGGAAAAGGCATCGGTGCAAAGATACCTGGTCGTGGTTCCGCTGGCGCCATTGCTCGACCAACCAAAGCTAACGGCATTTTCCCTCTCAGTAAAAACAATGCCGcgtttcctcttcctaCGCCTTCACCTACAGTCCCAATCGTTATtaaagagaagaaggagaagaaatcCGCTACGATGGCCAGAGCGCGGAGTACCGATTCAACCCAGAGCGCCACCCCGAGTAGCAATCAGACATCGCCCAAGAGGAAGGCAAATGCCTTGCCAAATTTAGCGACTACAAAGTCAACTGCCCCATCTGCCTCTGTGCCTCCTTTATCTCGAAATATGCCGCCCACAGTATCTGCCCCAATCCCCGTCCTCATCCCCTCATCTCCCGCTCCTGCTCCCGAACCGGAGCCTGTCTCCGAAGGCACGGATGGGTCTGCCGACGAACACTTGTCAGCTGAATCTGATGCTGGCCCTTCGTCCGAGTCGCCGGCCCCGCAGACGCCCGCTCATATCATTGAAAACatccctccacctcctgTATCCTCTGagcccatcatcattcactCTCCTTATCCTGAACCTGTCATATTCCCCTTCCCTGCAGATGACAAAGATTTCGCATTCGTACTTGGTTTGGACGATGGGGAGCTACAGAGGATGCAAGCACAAGCGGAAGGATACGAGCCTAGCCCGTTCAGCAAGACGCTCGAAGGATTGGCTGAGCTAGGTGTCCATGCGCCCGAGATCCCTGATTTATTCGTTGCACCAACGTCTCCGCCTGTTGATCATTACTCTGGACTGTTTAGACCTTTCGAGGCTGACGAACCTTCGCCTGCGATGTCGAATAACGCCCCTGGGCCTTCACGCATGTCTGAAGATGACCACAATGCGCAGCGCACTGAATCTCGATTTGGTTTTGCTCGAGCATCAGTCAACGTACCTGCCCAAAGTCCTTTCAGCAGCGCACGACGTAGCGTGGCGGATCTAAACTTACGAGACGGGTGGTATCGCAACAGCGATGCGTCTTTGTCATCTCATGCTCAACATGATGCTAACAACGGAGCGTTCGGCGCTCAGATGAACAGCAGTTTTCCTAGCAGTTATGATTCGACCACTGGAGTAACTGATAATGGATGGAACGGCGAATCAGTTTACAGTGCCTCGCCCTCTCTGCAGAGGCAGAATGTGGCGACAGTCGGATTGCATGGATATGACGTGAGACCGAATGGAAGGCTGGAGCAGACGCTGTTGCAAGGTCAATATATGCAAAAGGGAATAAGGGATCGAGAAGAATACGATAATA CCCTTTTAGCAATGCTTCAATATGGCAATCCTCCACAATTGTTTTCATCTCAACACcatcagcaacagcagcagcagcgtgccatcttctctcctgaTTCAGCCTCTCATGCTTTACACGAAGATGGCCCTTTTCAATCTCCGATGGCTTTCAGCCAATTGCAGCAGGCTCAACAAACACCGTTACAGCATCATCCGGATGCGAGACAGCTGATGCAAATGCACCAAAGGAGAGGTCAGTCACCTGCGCCCTTGACTGCTCATG GCTACCGTCGATTCTAA
- a CDS encoding pre-mRNA-splicing factor CWC26 produces MSDLKAYLAANYMSGPKADAILARSSDPTLKKKRKKQHKNEDYIGGSAKAESSSGLMLRDEDEVWGKSKNEDEEEDDAPVIGKDLATFRASKSSWATVANKSALPLPQAEPSSPQDIKPDIKEPDIDGPAASAPVQMTKRRGGLRTAAQLREDTERELAEQRSPSPAEGEERPDHTETVHRDVTGRIIDVKKLQEEEKRKEEEERRKEAERKEWTKGMVQRRDREEKRRLEKKMAEADVGRSKDDVRMNKEMKEEERWNDPAAAFLTKKKKKGPRRPKYEGPWAPNRFGIAPGFRWDGVDRSNGFEKKYFQAQNTRARREYEHNQWSVEDM; encoded by the exons ATGTCAGACCTCAAGGCATATCTTGCCGCAAA CTACATGTCCGGGCCCAAGGCGGACGCTATTCTTGCTCGTTCATCAGATCCCacactgaagaagaagcgaaaaAAGCAACACAAAAATGAAGATTATATTGGTGGATCAGCCAAAGCTGAATCCTCTAGTGGTTTAATGttgagagatgaagatgaagttTGGGGCAAGAGTAAgaacgaggatgaagaagaagatgatgctcCTG TGATCGGGAAAGATCTTGCAACTTTCAGGGCATCTAAATCCTCTTGGGCCACCGTTGCCAATAAGTCTGCCCTCCCTTTACCGCAAGCCGAGCCGTCCTCTCCACAAGATATCAAGCCCGACATCAAGGAGCCAGATATTGATGGGCCTGCAGCCTCAGCACCAGTGCAGATGACAAAGCGCCGTGGCGGTTTGCGTACAGCAGCTCAATTGAGAGAAGATACGGAAAGGGAGCTGGCGGAACAGCGttcaccttctcctgctgaaggtgaagaaagaCCGGATCACACAGAAACGGTTCATCGTGATGTCACTGGTAGAATTATTGATGTAAAGAAGCttcaggaggaggagaaaaggaaggaggaggaagaacggCGAAAAGAAgcggaaaggaaagaatggaCAAAAGGTATGGTGCAGCGGAGGGACCgagaggaaaaaaggcgattggaaaaaaagatgGCCGAGGCAGATGTGGGTCGAAGTAAGGATGACGTGAGAATGAATAAGgaaatgaaggaagaagaaagatggaaTGATCCAGCCGCAGCCTTCTTGACG aaaaagaagaaaaaagggcCGAGGCGCCCAAAATACGAAGGCCCTTGGGCACCGAACCGGTTTGGTATTGCTCCGGGGTTTAGATGGGACGGTGTGG ATCGTTCCAACGGTTTTGAAAAGAAGTATTTCCAGGCGCAAAACACGAGAGCACGACGAGAATACGAACACAATCAATGGAGTGTTGAAGACATGTAG
- a CDS encoding NAK protein kinase, variant, which yields MYAPAPPPGQRHSPFPTPPPTVPQKHQYPAPIGSPYYPQQQHAPPPQRHKGTLHPGQIVNVDQCHVRIERYLSEGGYAHVYLTSSDRPVYPPSRGTEKKGRWGEKGYTQHCLKRIAFQDDSVWVDVKKEIEVMKSLPPNSHLVQYLGSSHTRSPAGQHEVFILMEFCAGGGIIDLLNKRLRDRLKEIEILNIFTDVCEAVAAMHSLRQPLLHRDLKIENVLSQPVNIPPTPQRPTSLIFKLCDFGSTTFPADRPPQTKLEADALAMDLNRHTTLQYRSPEMVEPMLGLPVGLPSDVWALGCLLYKLCYYTTPFEEHGPLAIVNAKYTFPPMPQYSPRLQHLIASMLVEHPARRPTVFEVLRVAHEMSGTRPEVDYPITLKSLPIPAQPRPTKPQLHSSNNLLDFTGSPSSMGKSPSLQPSLASTVQPQRRGRPTRDTTRESPRPTGQTQARWQQSPVQAQQKPQMTSSSANTRAPSRLHITGENAPLSSGNAPLSTTSPPPVDAFGMPIVPSTKPTGTGFGDSFGAGASVVRPTGTTGSSQPSQSRYGSNFIKRPTGFGDSFGSGITRTPSISSRSSTHPPVKRVPSGAIPVSSKQHSPIVSQKSPEPSSVPEGDLSFESRFPSIETLNSEATLSPPEKLVSPVVSPPPSDNANTPSSTTLSAVSNFGGLRPRPSVTSRPSMSSNLTGGRMRIPDEDGQAMPGEVKKHVQPRSTQVTGTAFRGQVSGLAPNLAQGGGREGRAYREENDKQQEEEVMKKENGEEEEGEKRDVSEKKIDKRTPEDLMGSEETGSLQIPSIVPVRSISPASATSAMSATSAKNRGPPLSIDATKTGGTNILSDNWSPLEEMRKRDAAGRAEAAVQKKKAEAEDSSDEEGPEDPGMILRSPTAQPAAAVSGIVSPEPTKSASLPAPASPSTQQVSQRIPSRERARPQSMFLPSTSSNSVPSRSSVLSPPLRNEPSPLPSSQSPPKSSIPSSSRPSQGHQKKDSINGMVSKYESLSVGKPDEDTGKRPVRQHVPKPNEGTNALANKPSVARKPVGLRKPSADLNHYSSVDVAQNDAASPTKPRAASKPSTLRQDPGVGTGYIRPGMSASPSVRPNPVVSTSFNSNPDRRGKEDEVVEKGSLKSAGSSPEKQQPVNLLIQRWNKGEVNNASANAAKLKKGGYI from the exons ATGTACGCCCCCGCCCCTCCGCCCGGGCAGCGCCACAGCCCCTTCCCCACGCCGCCACCCACCGTCCCCCAAAAACACCAGTATCCCGCCCCGATCGGCTCCCCGTACTACCCCCAGCAGCAGCACGCCCCGCCCCCCCAGCGCCACAAGGGCACCCTCCATCCAGGCCAGATAGTGAACGTGGACCAGTGCCACGTCAGGATAGAGCGCTATCTCTCAGAGGGCGGATACGCGCACGTCTACCTCACCTCCTCGGACAGGCCGGTTTACCCCCCGAGCAGGGGcacggagaagaagggacgaTGGGGCGAGAAGGGCTACACCCAGCATTGTCTCAAGCGAATAGCATTCCAAGATGACTCGGTCTGGGTGGacgtcaagaaggagatcgAGGTCATG AAATCACTCCCACCCAATTCTCATCTGGTGCAGTACCTTGGCTCGTCTCATACACGCTCTCCTGCAGGACAACATGAAGTATTTATCCTCATGGAGTTTTGCGCTG GCGGTGGTATCATCgatcttctcaacaagAGACTACGGGACAGGTTAAAAGAAATTGAGATTCTCAATATCTTCACAGATGTCTGCGAA GCTGTTGCTGCTATGCACTCACTCAGACAACCCCTCTTGCACCGAGATCTCAAG ATTGAAAATGTCCTTTCCCAACCGGTCAATATCCCCCCAACCCCACAGCGACCTACCTCGCTCATATTTAAACTATGCGACTTTGGCTCCACGACTTTCCCTGCTGACAGACCGCCTCAGACAAAGCTTGAAGCTGACGCGCTTGCTATGGATCTGAACCGGCATACAACCTTGCAATATAGGAGTCCAGAGATGGTAGAGCCAATGTTGGGTCTTCCTGTGGGACTTCCAAGTG ATGTCTGGGCTCTCGGCTGTTTGCTGTACAAGCTTTGCTATTACACGACTCCCTTCGAGGAGCACGGACCGTTGGCAATCGTGAACGCCAAGTATACTTTCCCGCCTATGCCGCAGTACTCTCCCCGACTTCAGCACCTCATCG CCTCCATGCTAGTAGAGCATCCCGCCCGGCGGCCCACAGTTTTTGAAGTCCTGCGCGTCGCACATGAGATGAGCGGCACGCGGCCAGAAGTTGACTAT CCTATAACATTAAAGTCTCTACCCATCCCCGCCCAGCCTCGTCCCACTAAACCCCAGTTACATTCTTCCAACAATCTCCTGGATTTCACAGgttctccatcatccatgGGCAAATCACCATCATTACAGCCATCGCTGGCCTCCACTGTGCAGCCTCAGAGGAGAGGACGACCCACGCGAGATACTACCAGGGAGAGCCCTAGACCAACAGGACAAACCCAGGCGCGATGGCAGCAGTCTCCGGTGCAAGCTCAGCAGAAACCTCAAATGACGTCCAGTTCGGCAAACACCAGAGCACCGTCGAGACTGCATATCACGGGAGAGAATGCCCCGTTGTCTTCCGGAAACGCGCCTTTGTCCACCACATCGCCACCTCCGGTTGATGCTTTTGGAATGCCTATAGTGCCTTCTACGAAGCCGACCGGTACAGGCTTTGGTGATTCGTTTGGCGCCGGCGCCTCTGTAGTCAGACCAACTGGGACAACAGGATCTAGTCAACCAAGTCAGAGCCGATACGGTTCCAACTTCATCAAGCGTCCTACCGGTTTTGGCGATTCCTTCGGGTCCGGTATCACCCGTACTCcatccatttcttctcgaTCATCCACCCATCCCCCAGTCAAGCGTGTCCCGTCAGGTGCAATCCCTGTGAGCTCAAAGCAACACTCTCCAATTGTATCACAGAAATCGCCTGAGCCTTCATCCGTACCCGAAGGAGACCTTTCTTTTGAGAGCCGTTTCCCTTCAATCGAGACTCTCAACAGTGAAGCCACCCTTAGCCCACCCGAGAAGCTCGTCTCACCCGTCGtctcccctcctccctccgACAACGCCAACACTCCTAGCAGTACCACCCTCAGTGCAGTGTCCAATTTTGGCGGCCTTCGTCCTCGGCCTTCGGTCACCAGCAGACCGTCCATGTCTAGTAATCTCACCGGCGGCCGTATGAGGATTCccgatgaagatggtcaGGCTATGCCGGGAGAAGTCAAGAAGCATGTCCAGCCGAGGTCGACCCAGGTGACAGGTACGGCATTTAGGGGCCAAGTATCCGGCTTGGCACCCAATTTGGCTCaagggggagggagagagggtAGAGCCTACCGTGAAGAAAATGACAagcaacaagaagaagaagtgatgaagaaggaaaatggagaagaagaagaaggggaaaagcGGGATGTGTCCGAGAAGAAAATCGATAAAAGGACTCCCGAAGATCTCATGGGCAGCGAAGAGACAGGTTCGCTGCAAATCCCCAGTATCGTCCCTGTCCGATCGATTTCTCCAGCGTCCGCAACCAGCGCCATGTCTGCTACAAGTGCAAAGAACAGAGGACCGCCTCTCAGTATTGACGCAACCAAGACTGGTGGCACCAACATCTTGTCGGACAACTGGTCACCTCTTGAGGAaatgagaaagagagatgcCGCTGGGAGGGCGGAAGCCGCGGtacagaagaaaaaagctGAAGCTGAAGACTCtagcgatgaagaaggtccTGAAGACCCTGGAATGATTCTTCGTTCACCTACTGCCCAGCCTGCGGCTGCTGTTAGTGGTATTGTCTCGCCCGAACCTACAAAGTCGGCCAGTCTACCCGCTCCCGCCTCACCATCTACCCAGCAGGTCTCCCAGCGAATCCCTTCACGCGAACGAGCCCGCCCACAATCAATGTTCCTTCCCAGCACTTCATCTAATTCGGTACCTTCCCGAAGCTCAGTGCTGTCTCCCCCGCTGCGTAACGAGCCTTCCCCTTTaccctcttctcaatcCCCTCCTAAATCAtccatcccatcctcttctcgacCTAGCCAAGGACACCAGAAAAAAGATTCCATCAATGGGATGGTTTCTAAATACGAATCCTTGAGCGTCGGTAAACCGGACGAGGATACGGGCAAGAGGCCTGTTCGTCAACATGTGCCTAAGCCGAATGAGGGTACAAACGCTTTAGCAAATAAACCCTCTGTAGCCAGAAAACCTGTAGGCTTGCGAAAACCCAGTGCCGACTTGAATCACTACTCGTCTGTCGACGTTGCTCAGAATGATGCGGCCAGTCCGACAAAACCTAGAGCCGCATCCAAACCAAGCACTCTTAGGCAAGATCCAGGAGTGGGGACTGGCTATATTCGACCAGGTATGTCGGCCAGTCCGTCTGTCAGGCCGAACCCCGTCGTATCCACATCGTTCAATAGCAATCCAGATCGtcgaggaaaggaggacgaggtggTTGAAAAGGGCAGTTTGAAGAGCGCAGGGTCATCTCCTGAGAAGCAACAGCCTGTCAACCTCCTCATTCAAAGATGGAACAAGGGGGAGGTCAACAATGCGTCAGCAAATGCTGCGAAACTTAAAAAGGGCGGATATATTTAA